The DNA region TGATCTCTTTTTTGAGTTAACAAAATGGCACCAATATTGTTACTTGCATACATtctcatataaaaaatattaaccacaaactaataaatttgtactattatttaattttgttataacttaaataaactcaCCAACACCTCAAAATAAGGTTACAAATTTAGACAGGACAATTTTGTTGCTTTCCTTTCTCCCAAACATGGTTATTTTTTGAacatgacttttttttttatattgtagtattttttttttctcttcttgaGTGTCAAATTTGTGACATTACTTTCGTTTTCAACTTCGTTGTCGATATTACGAGATAAAAAGACAAATTAGTCTATGCTTTTACGCTTCTTAGAATTAAATGACTTTcttgaatataatatatgtttgaatataatatatgttttcaatagggtgtaatatatatattttcagtttttataaattataaatttttgatttttttaggataaaaaattataaaggaatctctcaaaaaaattattatcttgagttttttaattttttacattgaCCTAAGTTGAGATggtacaaatttattattttataaagtttattaatttaccgaatattaagaaaaattatataataaactcACCTAAAATATATTTGCCCCTTAACTTTTCATGCTGGAGCAAAAAATGTCAATaactttcaaaattttaaatttgaataactaATACTTAGTTAATTAGGGTATCATCAACGGGATTCAGAACTCCGGCAAGCACCAACCGGCGGTAGTCCGAAATGCGGCCGTCTCTCTTCCCTCGCCGTTCATCTCTCCAAGCCTTCTTCTTCAGCTCTTTCTCCGCCTCTAGACCTACGCACAGCGCCGATCCTCTACACTATTTCAAGGTTTTCTCCTCTCTCACCAAAGACCTCTCGCAAAACCCTAGAAACTTCAAATCCCTAAGATTGCTAGACTCGTTGCTCATCCAATCTCATCTGTTCGATCCAGTAACTTCAATCTTTGTAATTGATTGTCTATCACAATTGAAAAAGGTACAGAGAGCTAAATCTGTCATCtctcatttgaaaacaaaaggtaACATCTCTCATTACGTTTTATACAGTTTGATATTGGATTTCGTACTCAAGGATTATAAAATCACCGATGTTGAGTCTTTGTGGAATGAGATTCCCTCGTTCGAATCTCAAATTGATATATCCGATTATATCATACATGTTAGTAGACATGGTGAAAATCATGAGATTAAGGCAGTTTTCGAGAGAATTCGAATGGATCTTGGGAGTTTGAATAGAGATGGTAGCATTGCTTTGATTGCTTCTCTATGTAGAATTAATGAAGGATTGTTGGCTAAAGAAATCATTCAAGAAATGAATGATAATGATGTTAAAGTTGATGATTTCAGTTATTTTCTTACATTTCAATGCTTATGTAGAGATGGGTATATTGAAGAAGCTGACTTTATTTTGAGAAAACTAGTTAGAACTAATTGGCAGATTGATATTTCTGTATATGGAAGCTTTCTTTATGCTCTTTGTAAATCAGGTAGGTTTAGGGAGGCTAATAAGCTCTTCAACAAGCTTATAAAAGATGAACAATCtttatcttttcagaacagagaTATATCCTTGAAAGAGGGAAGAAGGGTTATGTTTCAGTTGAGTGGCAAGTCCTTAATTCCCTCGATTATGGTTTACGAGGCTTATTTTCGTTCCTTATGTAGTTTTGGAAGGCTCGACGAAGCCGAGGAATTgttgaagaaaataatgagAATGAAAATTGTCCCTGAAATCTGCATTTACAGGTCTTTCATCAAGGCACTATTAAGTGCAGGCCGTGAAGATGACGCGATGAGATTCTTGAACTCAGAGAGATTGAAAGGGATTGTTGATAGTGATGAGCTAACGGGTTTTCTTATAGAGGGTTTGTGCGAAAAGGGTAAAATCGATCTTGGTTTTAGGATTTTGAATGGGGTTGTGGCGAGAGGTGGTTTTGTAAATCGGGTGGATCTTTTTAACGGTTTGCTTGAAGGTTATTGGAAAGGAGGAAGAGTTGTAGAGGCTGAAGGGTTGTTTGGGGAGATGAAGAAGGGAAGTTTCGGTATTGTAAATTTGAGGAGTTATAAGATCATGGTTATTGGATATTGTAGTGGTGATTGTGAGTTGAAAAAGGTGACAAGTTCATTTGATGAGATGGTGAAAAACAATATCGAGGTTGATTGGGAGGTTTATGAGGCGGTTATGATGTTGTTGTGTTGTCGTGGGGAGTTTGATCGTGTTCTTGACTATTTGAATAAGATGATTGAAACGGGAAGTTTTGTGTCTAGTTTAAGATTTAGAAAAGTCTTTGATTTGATGATTAGCTCTAGAGCTTTAGGGTAGTTACAACAATATTATTGTATTTAGCTTACaacattatttattgttatcattttttactaattaaagaaagtacatttgattaatttgaatcatggccatataatattcttttactCGGttcattaagtttatttcttaTGAATAATCCTACTTAAGTACTCGTTTACATTAGTTTGATTGAACAAATTAGTTATaggatttgtttttttttttaatttaacaataattaaacatcatttcatgatatttctcatcaatcacattatttaattattaattaaaatattaaaatactttatatttttaaaaataaaatttatttcatcacattttatcaaacaaatacccatcttttcaaaatcacacaactcaatattttttttaaataaatcaggtttattttaataaacttaaacTGAACAAACTAagtataatacaattttaacaaCATTACAATCAATATTGCTTTAATCTTTCATCAAACAATGCATTTTTGAAATACTTATGACAACTTGATTTTCAAAACATAATGTAATTGGAAGTTTGGAACATTTAATGTTATGTGGAAATCTTTGAACAAATATGAGATGTTGAATTTCACAAATTGTGTTTGGAAATCTTTGAACAAATATGAGATAGGTTGAATTTCACAAATTGTGCTAGCTAAGCTTCTATATTCGGCCTCAACCATGAACTTATATATTGTACATTGTTTCTTAGATTTTAAAAGATAATGGAGTTACCAAGGTTAATGCAAGATGTAAGTGATTTTCTAGTAATTGGGTAAACTTCACAATAAGAATCTACATAAACTTTTAGTTTCATCTCATAatgaaatgataaaaatatgagTATTTTAGATAATTTACAATGTCAAGTGCAACTTCCCAATGGCAcagataatgtatattcaatGAATTGAGACAATGTACATAACATATGCAATATCAAGTATAGTGTAGTTTAGATataataatttgtcaattagTCTCTTGAACTTCCTCGGTTCATGAATAAAATTTTGCAATTCTTCATGCAATTTGATATCCCTAACCATTATGGGTGGATGAACATTTTAAACCCTATTAGGCCAACATCAATTAGATCAAGAATATATTATCTTTGATTCACATTAATGCCCTGAGTAATATGTGTAATTTCAAGAAAAAAGACTTTTGCAATTTCAAAATCCTTGATTTGAAGTTTagaattgttaatttttttttagccaattcgaTTTGAaagaatcaaattaaataaaaaataccctaattgtttttgttcttAAACTCTAGTTAGAATTACGGTTTAAAAACTTCTTAATCTCTTTTTAAAAGATGTTATGAGTAGTTTTAAATCAATTCCAAtcgattaagtatttttttttgtttaaaaactaACATTCTCAAAAATATggaaaaattcatttttgaATTGATCAAAACGGATAactagtgttcatgttttagttttatttgatcTTAACATGTATAAGGAAACAATTGATAAGCTCATTATACCCAATTGAATCTTAAAACCCCAAATCCCCTACATCCGACCAAAAAATCTCGACCTCGACCGAAGAATTCCTTGTCCGATAGAGGATCAGCGTGTGCGACCAAAGCTCAGCCTCCGTGTTGACTGGGTGCCCAAACCTGTTGACTTTGGGTTTAAAACGGCCCAGACCCGTGTATTTGACTCGATTAACGACCCGAACACCTACCTAAGGGCTTGTTTGTTTGGggattttaatttctaattgatttttaactATTGGAGGccctaaaataatttttaaaaatgcaaaaagtatatataacaatttaaaaatatatttaggatatttttataaaaaaatattttgataaaggtctgaatttatttttaaattctaatgttTTATCTGATATTTTTCAAGTATTTTCATATTTAGTTCTCAACATCAATCATATTTACcggcatttaaatattatttcataattttaaacgCAAGAATAACTCATACATGTCtagaacttgaaaaataattggtaaaataaaacgtaataaaaaacaaactttcaaataaatagtcaaaattttatgaattagagaccgtttttaacgGGTACAGAAGATAATAGTGCAAAAACTTTTTCCCGTATATCACTAAACATCGAACTCAAAGTAATTTCTAATCAAATATACGTTTATATACGTATACaagatattttattgattttaaattaaaatcaattggtgactttatttttttatcaaataaataatctttttaattcattatttttaattaatttaatatataaatttattttaattaatatattatttgattattttaaattaaaaaattatttagaattgattataaaaattaattattgttataattaattttaaatatcaaaatacatttttttgtaaattttttaaacaatattttaataaaaaataatttaaacacgTAAACCGATATTAAAATTTCTTGAACTCGTTGAGCTTATCCAGGACAAGGAATTTTGGAGCGCTACAATgacaaataacaaaataaatcgGTAACAATTTGCatggttaaatattttttttaaatgtttcattCATTGGGCATTTCAATAATTGAACTTAGTCCCTCTCGCACTCTAAGCAAGAAAAATATCACTAGTCCAATTGCCATGTAATAATTCAATCGCCAGGCTAAATATAGGTAGGTTAATGTAAGGTAttcaataagaaaaaaaaaaccataaaaaaaatgaaaaataaaaagtttcatGAAAGCATATTGGTCTCTTTGGTTAATGtaaaatattagtataattagaaataaaaaatatgaaaaggaATACAATAAAATACAACTCAATAagcaaaaaaaatacaataaaaaataaaaatgttttatatattggGGCATTCTAAAAATTGAACTCGGGACCTCTTGTACCCTAAGAGAGAATCATACGACTAGACCAAATGTTATATGGTATGATTAAATTGTCATACTAAATATATGTCGGTTAATGCAATGTACTCAAtaagcaaaaaaaaaacaaaaattaaattatttcataaattggGGCATTGTTAGAATTGAACTTGAAACTTCTCACACCCTAAACGAGAATCATACGACTAGACCAAATGCCATGGGATGATTAAATTGTCATACTAAATATAGGTCGGTTAATGCAATGTACTCAATAagcaaaaaaaaacaaaaattaaattatttcataaattggGGCATTGTTAGAATTGAACTTGAAACTTCTCACACCCTAAACGAGAATCATACTACTAGACCAAATGCCATGGGATGATTAAATTGTCATACTAAATATAGGTCGGTTAATGTAATGTACTCAAtaagcaaaaaaaataaaatattggtcTATTTGATCTATGTAAAATAGAAGTGATTgttagtataataaaaaataaaaatataataaatatatatctctatattaGTAACCAAATGAATTAGAAACAATTAACATGGTTAAATTTATGTAGGTTAATATAAGGTACTCAATAAGCAGAAAcacaataaaaatgaaaaatcaaaatgttttaTACATTGTGAAACAATTAACATGGTTAAATTTAGGTAGGTTAATATAAGGTACTcaataagaagaaaaacaataaaaatgaaaaataaaaatgttttttacatATATGAAAGTTAATGCAAGGTACCCTataagcaaaaataaaataaaatattggtcTATTTGATCTATGTAAAATAGAAGTGATtgttagtataattaaaaataaaaatataataaatatatatctctatattaGTAACCAAATGAATTAGAAACAATTAACATGGTTAAATTTATGTAGGTTAATATAAGGTACTCAATAAGCAGAAAcacaataaaaatgaaaaatcaaaatgttttaTACATTGTGAAACAATTAACATGGTTAAATTTAGGTAGGTTAATATAAGGTACTcaataagaagaaaaacaataaaaatgaaaaataaaaatgttttttacatTGTGGGGCATTCCGAGAATTGAATTCAGGACCTCTCGCACCCTAAGCGAGAATCATACCACTAGACCAAATGCCCTAGGGTATAATCAAATCGCCATGCTAAATATAAATCGATTAATTAAATGTACTCAATAAGTAAGgaacatataataaaatattgaacaaaTAAAATGATTCATAAATTGAGGCATTCCGAGAATTGAACTTGGGACCTCTCACACTCTAAGCGAGAATCATACGACTAGACCAAATGACATGTGATATGACCATATCGTCATGCTAAATATAGGTATCGCCATGCTAAATATAGGTAAGTTAATGCAAGGTACATAAgcacaaaaaaatattggtcTATTTGATCTATGTAAAATAGAAGAGATTGTTagtataattagaaaaaaaaaatgataaatatatctCTTTATTAGTAACCAAATGAATTAGTAGCAATTAGCATATTAAGTGGATTAATATAAGGTACTCGATAAgcagaaaaaataataaataataaaaaattaaaatattttatatattagggCATTCTAAGAATTGAACTCAAGACCTCTTACACTATAACTCGATTAATGCAAGGTACTCAATAAGCaggaaaatcaaaataaaaaaataaatgaaccaATAAAATGTATCAATTTGGTAATTTCAAGAATTGAAGACCACTCACTCTAAGTGAGACTCATACAACTAGACCAAATGCCATGTGATATGACAAAATCGTCGTGCTAAATATATGTAAGTTAATTTAAGGTACTCAatagaagaaaaacaaaaataaaatattttttttcacaaattaaAACATTCCCAGAATTGAAATCAAATATCTCTTATCCTAATCAAGAATCATAACACTgacatattttataatcaaatggCAGATTTAACCCAATCAATGTATTTACATATTGCTAAAAACTAAAATTGTGCTGATATACATTTCAGTCTCTATATTTTATACATCTATCTAAATAGATAACCAAACTTAATTAGTTTCATATTATTATCTTGATCTATGTAAAATAGAAGAGATTGttagtataattataaaaaaaaaaatgacatatcTCCATATTAGTAACAAAATGAACAAGTAGCATGTTAAATATAGGTGGGTTAATGGAAGGTACTCAATATACCGAAAAAccataaataaaagagaaatgagTTCTTTCATTCCAAGAATTGAACTCATATCTTCTCAAACCTAAGCAAGATTACCACTAGATCAAATGTCCTATACAATTTATCTTtatgttgtttttattttctttcatattttagtTGAATAGGGGttgaaaaaaatgtatatataaatgcattttttttactGCGTCTGATCTCAGTTTAGATGGATGTGTAGGGCTTGGGATGATGTTTGGTAGGCCGCATATGTCTACCCTCACCTCAAGATAGGTTCCTCTGTTACGGGATTTATGTTCTCTACACATAGAGGGATAAAACAGTCATTTTAAAAAGTGACGAATTTGTCCCTCTTTGTGAGAGAAAACAGGGATCCCAAAACAGGCAACCCTACAGGTCACTTAAAAAAGTTTATTCCACCAATGTTTGAATTTATGAtcttaataaatgatattatattatttaaccaaatacactaaattacttaagttaatgttaaaaaaaaataagaactttttttttttctgaccAATGCACCCCAAATTTCGTTCACCCGGACTTTGTACAATTCttaccattttattttatttggcaGGTGACTTGAAgcaactgttttaagtttagaCCAAACTTTGGTTTCATAAAATTGAATACTAGCAAGAATCATTCttgttagaaaattaaaaatatgaaaatgcaACTCACAAATTTATGTCTACTACCGGCTACTGCATCTTCCTTGGCGACAATCTTATCTCTTGGATATCTAAGAAAGAACGTGTAGTTGCTCGTTCATCAACGGAGGCAGAATATCTTTGTGAATACTCTAATTTAGGGATGGAGATTGGTACCCGTATACCCAATACTCGTGGGTACCCGATGGTCGGAttcgggttcgggtattttaaatcggggtcAGGGACGGGGACTAAAAATAATTACCCGATCAAGTTCAGATTCAGAAAGTGTGCAAAACTCAAACCCaatacccaaaatattaatattaaacatacatatattaaaaattaaattgacttttcaaatttcaaatcaataccatcattataaatttacattaaatatataaattaattagttataccAACACTCAACCACTCACTCCCGgctataattaatttaatttatattcccCGTTACTCTTAATCTTCCTTcctttaataacaaaaaattttCCTATCtattcatttcttattttcaagATTAATACTCTTATCTCtcttgttttaatattttttttttatttttattaaacttttctCTAATTCTTGTTGAAGTTcgtatatgtatttttaatatttagtatatttataaaataataaataaaaattcatatttttaaaatattttaaacatattgaCTTTTGAAGTGTgctttattttttcatttgttaGATTGTTTAACAACATATCATTGTTAATTTTGTTGTCATCATTTCTGCTTTTGTAATCGTTGaatattatcaaacaaatattatgatCTCAggcaaaataacaaatttaaccaCCAGTTGCATAAGATCGATTAAACAACCATTTGCATAAGGTATACATTTAACAATGCTACAAATgaccaaaaacatattaataatgaaaaaaatcctagaaatacaaataatcacAAGACAGCTATAAAGAAAAACATGGGTTGAAACAAATCTCACTAATAGGACAAACTAAAGTACTACACCATTAATAAACTCATCAACCACCTAATTCttagtgttttatttataatattcttttaatttttgttacaAGTCAGAAAAATTATCAAAGTCAACTTAAAATCATAATAGGGTATATTTACACAGGTGCAATCAAAAGTTACATCAACTACATTTTGAGACAAAGCAGATTGACCATTAGATGATGAGAAAGTTACAAACTTCCACTTAACCTGTATTACCAATAATGCAAGTTATATACAATTCTGTAACACAAAGCTGCACATCATCAGACACCTAAAATGACTTTTCAAATGAAATCAAGATCAAGTTACCTGCAGCATGTATTTACAAAGACCATACAGACCTTTAAGTGAATGACTAATTTCTAAGCCTCTTGAGAACACTATTACCCCAAGTTCTACACATGAACATTTGGTCTTATTGGTATAATTCTTGATTTACTTTGGGTGTGACTTGTGAGGGGTCTTAGTGGTATGATTCTTGCAATCTTTAGACATTTCAAATGCATCCAAACAAAAACTCTAGATATGTTCATATTCAAACATGCACACAAAATCCTACCTTCTAagcagaaataaaaaaaaaaacattttacttTGAATAAAAAACATACAATGTTCTTGTGATATTTAAGAATGGTTGACAGCAGAATCTAAACCAAGTAAATCAGAAacttagataataaaaaatattaattttctaagaGAACATTTTCTTTTTGGAACTAAATACTAAACATGAACTTGAGAATTTGAAGaaagtaataatattaaactaGCACCCTACTTTtagatcatctccaacccacctgCAAACCCATCTCCATAATAGGTTTTAACTCTCCAACTCACCTGCAAACTCAACTGCATTATGAGTTTTTCTGCAAATTCTCTCTCCTCCATACTCAAATTTGCAGGGACACTATTCACGTACTCAAAACTTTTTAAAACTTTCATTTTAGtccttttagtttgtttttaattaatttacataacttatttatattttaatttgtttacctattttatttatttatattttaatttatttatataatttatttatattttaatttatttatattttaatttatttatattttactttatttatatgtgtaattcatgataattttaatttgtttatatgattaatttatatttaaatttgtttatatttatattttatattttttaagtattataaatttataataataaacaatattgtataaataattgatttataattagaatttaaaaataattaataagttgttgtaaagttatgggtttaatttataattttagataaatatatagataatattgaaaaaattaaaaattattataaaaagaaatattctgaaaatatttttttgagtttgagtttttgggttggagatgaattactgtttgatgagATGTTTACTGTATTTTGGgtttaagaataaatatttgagttggagatgaccttagaaaGTTTTTCATTGATTGAGTGACAACTAAAGTGCACAGTCACAACTACTCACAAGAAACTCAAAGAAGATGGCCTTGAGATCTAAAGTAAACTTGAAAATCTAtaacaaaaaacaaatattgaCAAAGGCTTGCATTACTTTGATAGTGAATATATGAAATTCCTTTagattcaataatataaatgaatatgaCAAATATCATATTGTAGCAAAGGAACAAGGGTATGCAGGCAACAGGGTTATTTCCAAAATGTTTGACTAGGatcattttatcaattaaatgtCACAACTGAATATTTTCCCTGCCATTTCTCTAGAAtctagaaatatatattatattcaaccgacatgttatatatatatatatatatatatatatatatatatatatatatatatatatatatatatatatatatattatataatataaatttttgtcCATATTTATTCATCTTaggttataaattatataatattagcttaggattttaggttatataatatatgtttatccATATTCATTCTGTCATTCCTTTTtgttattgtaattttttttgaatatttaaatagataattttttgaatatttgtaATGACAATTATTCTAAATGAAGATTGGATATAGATGATAATTGTCATCTATGGAGATTTGTGACAAAGATTGGAAAATGATTAGGTGGAGGAAATGTAACATGATCTTGTAATATATGCACTAAAGTGTATAAGAGATCGTATTCAAGAGTCAAAACtcatttactaaaaataaaaggGCTTGTAATTGTTAATTGTGCGGTAGTCATAAAAGATCAAATCAAACACATGGAAGAACTTTTGAATAAAGCAAAATTGAGAAAGGAGAATATTCAACCAAAACAACTTCCACTGACTAGTCTGTCTTCATCATCTTtaacatcaaataattttttttacaaaatgatGATCCAACAAAGAAGAGGAAATGAACACTTAGTCCTCTTGAAAAAGTTTTTAACCTGAATGCTAGAGATGAACTACATTCAGATTGTTTTACACCGGTGGATTGTCTTTCAATATTGCTAGAAATCCAAATATTGAAAAGATGTTAGAGCCAACAAAAAAATGCTTGGAAACAAAAAGGTGTTAATATTTGTAGTGATGGGTGGTCGGATGTACAAAGAAGACCTCTTATCAATAACATGGCGGTGTGTGAAAGTGGTCATCTGTTTTTTAAGGCGATACTTATGTTATCCACTTGTACTCTTCACAATTTATCCTTGAACTCACCTtcacaatttataatacttATGTTATCCATTTGCACTCTTCACAATTTATCCTTGAAATCACCTTCACAATTTATCGTCTTCTAAAACATAGGACCACTTTCAcacgagtaatgatagggggagcgaaatATTTGCAGCGAATGTGTAGCGAATCTATGTGGAAGGCTGACTAGGCAtgactcaacatttcaaattttatttacctCTCTCCGgctcattaataatttctctctcttctctttcttaatcatttatttttttatcctcTTCTTTCAtctttgttaataatttttttatagttaatttgtaaatatatatttatatattttattatttaacttatttatttataagaaatttagaataataataataaggacaataacaaattaaataaaaaaatatatattatatttgataaattaagataataaaaaattaaatataaaaattcttaattttttaaaattaattatttctctcttctacatatatataatttatatatttatttatttttaaaactagttataatatggaaaataaataaatgaaatatataaatatataatttttaaaattatatatatttttttacttaaattatttagtagctgtttttcttttattctctctttaattttttttttgtattttattttcttgtaaattatattataaacttaattaattaactcaaaatgttatatattctctcttattttgaatattagtatatttgatttgagttagttcattttgacacatttttattttttattataactcattttaaaaactaataaataaattattaacatatatatgtatatatattaatagaggagagaaataattaattaaaaaattaaaaattttatatttaattttttattcttttaaatatatatttatcaaatataatatatatttgaaaatatatattttgttattttttatttaatttattattgtctctattattattttaaattttataaataacttaaataataaaatatataaatatatatttacaaattaactataaaaataaattattaataaagataaagattgaaaaaaagataaaaaaaaataaattattaagaaagagaagagagagaaattattaataagctGGAGAGaggtaaataaaatttgaaatgttgagtcaTGCCTAGTCAGCCTTCCACATAGATTCGCTACACATTCGCTGCAAATctttcgctccccctatcattactcctTTCACACACCGCCATGATATTCATAAGGGGTTTTCTTTGTACATTCGACCACCTATCACTACAAATACtaacactttttttattttcaagcaTTTTTTGTTGGCTTCAACATCTTTTCAATATTAGCCTTTTCTTTTTTAAGGAGTGTGGTTCTCAATAGATTGTATCTAGGTGGAAGATAACCTAGAATCGTTCGTTGAGTAACCATACTGAAGACACAAAATAATGTGGATTCCTAGCAATATTGAAAAACAATCCACCGGTGTAAAACAATTTTGCAATTTCTGAATGTAGTTCATCTCTAACATTTCAGGTTAAAATCTTTTTCAAGAGGCTCAAGTGTTCCTTTCCTCTTCTTTGTTGGATCAtcattttgaaaagaaattttttttgatGCTACAAATGATGAAGGCAAACTAGGCAGTGAAAATTGTTTTGGTTGagcatttttctttttcaattctGCTTCATTCAAAAGTTTTCCATGTGTTTGATTTGATCTTTTGTGACAACCGCACAATTAGCAATTCCAAGTccttttatttttagtaaatgaGTTTTGACTCTTGAATATGACCACTTATACACTTTAATGCATATATTACAATACCATGTTACATTTCCTCC from Impatiens glandulifera chromosome 5, dImpGla2.1, whole genome shotgun sequence includes:
- the LOC124938992 gene encoding pentatricopeptide repeat-containing protein At1g12775, mitochondrial-like yields the protein MRPSLFPRRSSLQAFFFSSFSASRPTHSADPLHYFKVFSSLTKDLSQNPRNFKSLRLLDSLLIQSHLFDPVTSIFVIDCLSQLKKVQRAKSVISHLKTKGNISHYVLYSLILDFVLKDYKITDVESLWNEIPSFESQIDISDYIIHVSRHGENHEIKAVFERIRMDLGSLNRDGSIALIASLCRINEGLLAKEIIQEMNDNDVKVDDFSYFLTFQCLCRDGYIEEADFILRKLVRTNWQIDISVYGSFLYALCKSGRFREANKLFNKLIKDEQSLSFQNRDISLKEGRRVMFQLSGKSLIPSIMVYEAYFRSLCSFGRLDEAEELLKKIMRMKIVPEICIYRSFIKALLSAGREDDAMRFLNSERLKGIVDSDELTGFLIEGLCEKGKIDLGFRILNGVVARGGFVNRVDLFNGLLEGYWKGGRVVEAEGLFGEMKKGSFGIVNLRSYKIMVIGYCSGDCELKKVTSSFDEMVKNNIEVDWEVYEAVMMLLCCRGEFDRVLDYLNKMIETGSFVSSLRFRKVFDLMISSRALG